The Fibrobacter sp. sequence ATACAATGATTTAATCCAGAAAAGGAGTAAAAAATATGCGGCAAGGTATTCTTAAATAAAACTATAATCAAATAGTGGGAACAAAGGATTATGATAGTCCCTTTTGTAGGGGCTTGGTTTTTTGTACCCAATTTAAGAATACTTTTGCCTTATCAATTTTGACATATTCACAAAACAGCAATCACAAATAGGTGTATGCTGTATATGTGTATGTCCGCAAATTATAATCCCCAGTGGTAAAAGTATTTTACTGCTGGGGATTTTTATGCCCTTTGGGGCTGTAAAGGGAGGACAATCACATGAAAATAATCAATATTGGAATTCTTGCCCATGTAGACGCTGGAAAGACGACCTTGACGGAGAGCCTGCTATATGCCAGCGGAGCCATTTCAGAACCGGGGAGCGTCGAAAAAGGGACAACGAGGACGGACACCATGTTTTTGGAGCGGCAGCGTGGGATTACCATTCAAGCGGCAGTCACTTCCTTCCAGTGGCACAGATGTAAAGTTAACATTGTGGATACGCCCGGCCACATGGATTTTTTGGCGGAGGTGTACCGCTCTTTGGCTGTTTTAGATGGGGCCATCTTGGTGATCTCCGCTAAAGATGGCGTGCAGGCCCAGACCCGTATTCTGTTCCATGCCCTGCGGAAAATGAACATTCCCACCGTTATCTTTATCAACAAGATCGACCAGGCTGGCGTTGATTTGCAGAGCGTGGTTCAGTCTGTTCGGGATAAGCTCTCCGCCGATATTATCATCAAGCAGACGGTGTCGCTGTCCCCGGAAATAGTCCTGGAGGAAAATACCGACATAGAAGCATGGGATGCGGTCATCGAAAATAACGATGAATTATTGGAAAAGTATATCGCAGGAGAACCAATCAGCCGGGAAAAACTTGCGCGGGAGGAACAGCAGCGGGTTCAAGACGCCTCCCTGTTCCCAGTCTATCATGGCAGCGCCAAAAATGGCCTTGGCATTCAACCGTTGATGGATGCGGTGACAGGGCTGTTCCAACCGATTGGGGAACAGGGGGGCGCCGCCCTATGCGGCAGCGTTTTCAAGGTTGAGTACACCGATTGCGGCCAGCGGCGTGTCTATCTACGGTTATACAGCGGAACGCTGCGCCTGCGGGATACGGTGGCCCTGGCCGGGAGAGAAAAGCTGAAAATCACAGAGATGCGTATTCCATCCAAAGGGGAAATTGTTCGGACAGACACCGCTTATCAGGGTGAAATTGTTATCCTTCCCAGCGACAGCGTGAGGTTAAACGATGTATTAGGGGACCAAACCCGGCTCCCTCGTAAAAGGTGGCGCGAGGACCCCCTCCCCATGCTGCGGACGACGATTGCGCCGAAAACGGCAGCGCAAAGAGAACGGCTGCTGGACGCTCTTACGCAACTTGCGGATACTGACCCGCTTTTGCGTTGCGAAGTGGATTCCATCACCCATGAGATCATTCTTTCTTTTTTGGGCCGGGTGCAGTTGGAGGTTGTTTCCGCTTTGCTGTCGGAAAAATACAAGCTTGAAACAGTGGTAAAGGAACCCTCCGTCATTTATATGGAGCGGCCGCTCAAAGCAGCCAGCCACACCATCCATATCGAGGTGCCGCCCAACCCGTTTTGGGCATCCATAGGACTGTCTGTTACACCACTCTCGCTTGGCTCCGGTGTACAATACGAGAGCCGGGTTTCGCTGGGATACTTGAACCAGAGTTTTCAAAACGCTGTCAGGGATGGTATCCGTTACGGGCTGGAGCAGGGCTTGTTCGGCTGGAACGTAACGGACTGTAAGATTTGCTTTGAATACGGGCTTTATTACAGTCCGGTCAGCACGCCGGCGGACTTCCGCTCATTGGCCCCGATTGTATTGGAACAGGCATTGAAGGAATCGGGGACGCAGCTGCTGGAACCTTATCTCTCCTTCATCCTCTATGCGCCCCAGGAATACCTTTCCAGGGCTTATCATGATGCACCGAAATACTGTGCCACCATCGAAACGGCCCAGGTAAAAAAGGATGAAGTTGTCTTTACTGGCGAGATTCCCGCCCGCTGTATACAGGCATACCGTACTGATCTGGCCTTTTACACCAACGGGCGGAGCGTATGCCTTACAGAGCTGAAAGGATATCAGGCCGCTGTCGGTCAGCCGGTCATCCAGCCCCGCCGTCCAAACAGCCGCCTGGACAAGGTGCGCCATATGTTTCAGAAGGTAATGTAAAGATACATAATCGTCAAGACGGCAACAATCAGAAGTTATGGAGGGTAACAATGGAATATAGTAAGGAAGATTTAATGGAAGCAAAAAAGCAAATTTGGGGAGTGGGAGAGAACATGGGAACAGAGGAAAGTAAAAAAATC is a genomic window containing:
- the tet(W) gene encoding tetracycline resistance ribosomal protection protein Tet(W), with the protein product MKIINIGILAHVDAGKTTLTESLLYASGAISEPGSVEKGTTRTDTMFLERQRGITIQAAVTSFQWHRCKVNIVDTPGHMDFLAEVYRSLAVLDGAILVISAKDGVQAQTRILFHALRKMNIPTVIFINKIDQAGVDLQSVVQSVRDKLSADIIIKQTVSLSPEIVLEENTDIEAWDAVIENNDELLEKYIAGEPISREKLAREEQQRVQDASLFPVYHGSAKNGLGIQPLMDAVTGLFQPIGEQGGAALCGSVFKVEYTDCGQRRVYLRLYSGTLRLRDTVALAGREKLKITEMRIPSKGEIVRTDTAYQGEIVILPSDSVRLNDVLGDQTRLPRKRWREDPLPMLRTTIAPKTAAQRERLLDALTQLADTDPLLRCEVDSITHEIILSFLGRVQLEVVSALLSEKYKLETVVKEPSVIYMERPLKAASHTIHIEVPPNPFWASIGLSVTPLSLGSGVQYESRVSLGYLNQSFQNAVRDGIRYGLEQGLFGWNVTDCKICFEYGLYYSPVSTPADFRSLAPIVLEQALKESGTQLLEPYLSFILYAPQEYLSRAYHDAPKYCATIETAQVKKDEVVFTGEIPARCIQAYRTDLAFYTNGRSVCLTELKGYQAAVGQPVIQPRRPNSRLDKVRHMFQKVM